The Megalops cyprinoides isolate fMegCyp1 chromosome 15, fMegCyp1.pri, whole genome shotgun sequence region TAAAGTagttctctgaaaaatgctCTGTGGTCACATGTAGCATAATTTCACATGTGCATCTACTTGGAGCttgaatatcatttttattctctTAATGGGAAAAGTACCTGCAAGGACATGTAAAGGAATTTCAGGgaatatttgttaaatataCCAAGTATGTaagaatatgtaaatataccAAGAATGTaagaatatgtatataaatagtCCACGGAAATGCGATTTTTAGACAATTGGTACttcaaacactttcactggGTTTCAGAAAATAGCCTTACATTGACACAGAATGTATGGTTATCAATATTATTCTTCATTCACAGCTTTCTGTCTACATAAAGccaaaataacacagaaatgtacatttgattctggctttctgaaattatttttcatcacacaaacaaaaagcacaccCATGCTGACCAATGTGAATGTACAGCTCATGCTGGTTTGATGGTTCAGACTTAAATCTAATGTAAACAGCTAAGGAAAGGTAAACATATCAGAGATAATACCTGTAACAGATGATTGTAACAATTCAATTCTTTGATTAAGCTCTGCaaattgtacattttctcttgctttctccAGCTGTGATCCATCTATATCCATGCCAAGGAAAAAGGAATTCTGGATGCAGATGACATCAAGAAGTACAGATTATTCAGACCCATATCCCATATAATTTGAATGACAGTAAATATGGAAATGTTCATGTAATACAGAGAAAAATTTCCTATATAGACAACTTAATTATAAATTATGGTCATCAACAACGTAATTAAAGTTGCAAAAGACTTAAGTGAACTTAGGTGAACTTAAGGGTGCTGCTTGAAATTTGGCCTAGATTAGAAATGTCATATGATTTACACAACAAACCTGTTCTCTTAAAGAAAGAAATCATCTAAAGCAAACAATGGTGACGATCAATTAGATTATAAAAGATGTTAAGGTTTTCAGAATAAGGCCTTATTATCCATGTGTAAATGTGGGCAAAGCACATGACAGGTTAGATTCATCTAAactaaatttttaaataattcatatctTCAGAAATGCAACAATGTCACAAGCCATTAAAGGCCCAGTGACAAATTTATTAGATTCTACGATCTAAGAAGGCCAAGAAAGACTGACAATGCTGAAATTCTATAGTGTGCTGAGTTGTTCAGTTGGATGTCGACTTACATAAATTTTTATTaggattgtaaaaaaaagttacattccATTGCAGTCAAAGGTGCCTTTTACACCATCTCAGATGTTGCCACACAACTTTCTCATTTCTACACAATTCTGCCTGTCTATCACATTGCTTTATGATTTTTACTCTACTGCAGTAGGAATCCATCAGCTTGGTGGACTAAGCCATGATCTGCTAACAACCTTCAGCTCTCCATGATTTTAACAGACAACGTAACAATCACAGGTTTCACAAATGAGTTGCTGGAGGTGGAAGCCCATTGTGGCAGCAAAATCAATATACAGGTCTTACTTGATATTCCTTGGCAGCTTCCAATAGTATAGTCCCCATGCCACACATTGGATCTAGCACACAAGACCCAGGCTGTTTTGGTGAGAAAGGAATGTATGAAAAACCCTCGCCTTGTATGGTCTCATTAAGGATCTGAATCAGAGACTCATAACCACATCTTTTAATAACAAAATCATTGCCCCCACTTTTGTAACAACTTACAGATGTTTTCTTTCAAGtcatcatcaaaaaaaatgATACCATCACTTAAGGCTAAACCACATTAAGTGAGGACTGACTCAGGTTGTTAACTGCTCAGGcctaaattttaattttgaatattaatttcaaGCTAATACCTGCATATATGTATAATTCGACTGACTCGGATGTGACTGAAATATTGTGGTCTCGGGAAAGGACAGAAACCATGAATATCACATGTTGTTAAGTGTTTGTACCTTGATGTCTGCGAGCGATGCCATTGCCCAGGCTACAGTGCATCGCAGTCCTGCTGTTTTGATATAACTGCGACTGGCTAAAGGAAGCCTGGAGAAAAAGCAGGAGCAATTGAGTTTGCATTTTCTCCAGCTGATGCACTGATGCCCTATTCAATTTCATCTTTATGTGCTCACAGatttcttttcacaaaaaaaaacaaaaaaatgcaaattctgcTCAGTTCACAAACCTTAGAAGCGGTAGCCCGAGCACAGAATGGTCGTCACTTAAATGTACATTGACCTTAAACAGAGGAGACACGGTCACTCAGAGCAGGAGTGATACACCTTGACAATGACGGTTCCATGCCTTTCATTACAAAGGCCCAGTGGTAATTTAGGCACATGGGAGCAATACTGGCGACCTTGCAGTCAAAGTCAATGACCATACCTCCAGATCAGGCTCTTTCAAGTCTGTCCTCCAGCCGAGCTGTTTGCTAATGGCCACCCCAATCATCcttcccaggtcctgcaggcACAATTAAATAAAGGGCAATGAACCACAATAACAAccacattttcaataaaactaATGAAAGCAGAGGGGAATTGCTACCTTCTACATACATCACATGCTGCTCCAGCCCATTTACAGTGATTCTCATTATAACTCCTTTATCAGCACTTACACAATACCCAAACAATACCCATAACCCTTTTCATAAGCATACATAAACGTTATGACCAGCTTGCAACAACTGACAAAGGATTATGAAGCATTATGGCACCAGTGACATAACATCATATGTCATGTTTCCCATGTATACAGTTAATTAATATAACCTTCGGGTGATTCTTAATATTATGTAAAGCTTATTGAAATATTGTGAATGTTATGCAAGACCTATTAGGGTTACCAAAATCATAATCTTATGGCAATTTCTCAAACCAATTTAAAAATCCTCAATAAATAACAGGGTGCTTACCTGGAAGTTGAACCTCCTAGACACAGCCCCACTGGTGCGACAACAGACCCTGAACGTCACTGCCTTTGGCTGGCAGCCAGGTACGCCATGCTCCTCTGGGGTCTCGTCCACCAGTGGCAGCCCCACCCGAGGAGCCGCCTCCTTCTCCGTTTCCATGTCAGGGACGTGACATTTCACCTGTCCTGGTCCTTCAAAAACAGGCCCCTCCCTTTCACTCTCACCCCATTCCcgtttcctcttcctgctctgtcCTCTGCCTACTGGGTCAAGGTCGTGCCCCTCCAGAGCCTTTCGGAGACTCTGCCACAGGGACAGTGCATCCGTCCATGCCTGGTGCTCGCCTATGATCTGCTCCTGGATGAGCTGTGCTGCTTTGCCCGGggacaaaacaaagacagggaCACAATCTGCCTTCATTAAATCTCCTCTCATGCAAGCTGTAGCCTGAAGATACTAAGAACTTTTTGAGCGCTAGAAATAAACTTGACGAAGGACAGaactatttatatatataaacactgTTATATCTTCTTATTAGCCGTTAgtcattattgttatcattgaACAACTtgtgctttcttctttttcttctttaatttaCCTGTTGCTCTTAGGCAACAGCTTATGCTGTTACTAATTCATTTACAAACTGAGTGAAGGaggtattatcattattattacacttcagacagacacattaTCCATTATATTTTTCAGAAGAAATTCAGCATTCTACAATTAACTTAACCTTCTGGTAAGTTTCCCACACACCACAGAACACTGCTGGCTGTGCTTTAGAGTTGCATACAAGGTATACAGGGGTATTCACTTAAGGAGAGAGCAATTTCTCAAGTTCAGCCTGATTGGCATTGCACTGACAATACTTGCCAAGGAAGACTATGACTACCAAAgccacattacatttcatagcagacactcttacccaaataaatacatcactatgctaagagaATGCGAGAAAGCAGCTTGCCAGTCACATCAGTGTCATAGTAGAAATGCTTTGCAAGCAAAGGAGTGGgagaggcttcatgaacctaATAAGGGGTGTAACAAGTGCTGTCAATCACCCACAGCAAAACTGTAtaattggttcaaatcagtaaACCACTAATAATATACTCAGATTCATGAGGTCTTAATTATGTGTCTGCCAGTTGTGCAGCCTGTATATAGCAAGACATATACAGGCTGCACCACCACCTCTTGTACCACAGACTTGTacttttgtaaaaacaaaaaaaaggtgtcttttctctccttcctaaAAGAACAGACATTCTCCCCCCTTTGGGTTATACACAATGCTGCAGCTAGACTTTAAGTCAACACAAACCATACAGCCCATATTAACCCAATCTTGGCATCCCTGCACTGGTTACCTGTGCCATCCAGAATTCAGTTTAAggttattttaataaatgcaaagcCGCTGAATACATTTCTGAGTTACTGACTCCCTACATGCCTAGTAGACAGCTCACATCCCCAGCCTATGCTGTTCTTTGTGTGCCACAGATCTGAAAGCAAAGGTTGCCCTGCTTCCTCTAGGCATGCCTGGAAATGCTTTGGAATGGTCGTATTGTTGTGACTGTTAGTGTTATTACCTGCGTTTCCCTTTTCAGCGAGGGGCGGTAATCTCTTTAGCAACAGAAACAACCTCTCCGCGGACTTCAGTCCTGTCACCTCCTTAACATCAGCACATGTGGTGAAAAACACTTTCCCCGTTACGTGGTTAACCTGATGTGAAAACATGTTAACCATGTTTAATATGCAATTAAATAATCGTAGTTAGCATTGGAAAACGCaaacaaaatagcaaaacatttaaaaccttTCTGTGAATTTAGACATTTAAAGAGGGGGTCTAGTAAATTTGAACACTGCGTGTTTCACTTGCATTTGAAATCAAACAATAAGTTAATTTATGTATTGTCTCATCTGGAAACGTACGACTTCAATGACAATTACTATCAAATGTCACTGCATCCAGTGCACACACCGGCAATGCTGATACTCACATCACTAGCGGACAATTTACACACCACCTCCGTAGCAAGAAATTGCTCCATGCCTTTCCCTGCAGTACAGTAGTATTGCAACGGTCGAGAAAGGCATCTTGGCTCCTTCATTCTAGAAGCCTTGCGATTAAAACATATAGCTATTTAGATAGCCATTCAAATTAAGGTCAAAATAGCACTTTTTAACCTCTTTACAGGACTAAAAAACCCGCTAATCATACCAGTTTTGTTGATACGGAACCGGAAGGGGTTTGTCTTAGATTTTCTTGCACTTCTCGAACTCACCACAAGATGTCTCTCATTCGTCAGAAATGCAGTCCTGTTACAGTTTTGGTTCATCTGCGGCTACAGCTGT contains the following coding sequences:
- the thumpd2 gene encoding THUMP domain-containing protein 2, with protein sequence MKEPRCLSRPLQYYCTAGKGMEQFLATEVVCKLSASDVNHVTGKVFFTTCADVKEVTGLKSAERLFLLLKRLPPLAEKGNAAQLIQEQIIGEHQAWTDALSLWQSLRKALEGHDLDPVGRGQSRKRKREWGESEREGPVFEGPGQVKCHVPDMETEKEAAPRVGLPLVDETPEEHGVPGCQPKAVTFRVCCRTSGAVSRRFNFQDLGRMIGVAISKQLGWRTDLKEPDLEVNVHLSDDHSVLGLPLLRLPLASRSYIKTAGLRCTVAWAMASLADIKPGSCVLDPMCGMGTILLEAAKEYQNSFFLGMDIDGSQLEKARENVQFAELNQRIELLQSSVTAIPVPSCSVDAVICDIPFGRKFGCKADMAASLPVIVKEMERVLCVGGVLVLLLSPPLSALLRRSCQRAAAAAAVSQPGEPPSQPSPGRTGGTTSSHATPVFPSLEPLGVHRVSLGTTDALIHKFRKVSVPREGS